Within the Echinicola sp. 20G genome, the region AATAGATATAGGTCATTACTATCAAAAATCAAAGCTAATTACAGGCATCAATAGCCTTTTAAATGGGATGGAAAAGTGGGTTAAGGATGATACAGGCAGGTATAACCTATAAAATCGATAATCTCTTAAGAAAACGTAACCAACACAGACATGAAAATAATATCGACACTGATTTTAATTCTGGGTCCCTTCTTAATTCAGGCCCAGCCAACATTGAAAGGAAGTATGGAAAGTTCATTTAAGGAATACATGCCTTTTGATGGTTCCTACATTCCACTCAAAAACAACAGTTCCATCATGTTGTATGATATGGAAAATCCTTCCCATCCCATTGAGATAAATTGGGAAACAAAATTGTTCAACACGATTCCCTTTCAGATTCAAAACGGACGTTATCTAGAAACCTCAGGAGATAATTATTTGATCAAGGATATCGAAACCCATAATACCATACTGAAAGTAAGAAAATTATGGGAGTGGAGTGCAAAGGGAGGAATTGGCCAATTGGATAAGGAAGGTGAAAAAAGCTTTTCTTACCTATATTTTGACTTTTCTGGGGAACCGATCGACACCTTAACCGAAACAGAATATTTCAGATTATTCCCCACTGCAGACGAGGGCTTCTTTAGATGGTTCAGTATACTTGGAAGGAATTCTGGAATGCTTCCTTTTTCAGAGGGGCTAACTACCATCAAAAGTCCAGAAAGTTTATTTGGTTATATGAACAAATCCATGAGGATAATTATAACGCCACAATTCTTGATTTCAGGGAGTTTTTATGAAGGCCTTGCCTCCGTTCAAAACAAGGATCATCAATGGGGTTTTATTGATAAAGAAGGTAAAACAGTCATACCATTTAACTACCATGCCCAACCCACACGCTTTTCATGCGGCATGGCCCAGGTTACGAACAATAAAGGTAAAAAGGGCTATATCAACCCATCAAATGAACTGGTTATCCCAGCGATATATACCTATGCCACCCCATTTTACAAAGGGCATGCACTGGTGAGAAAAGAGATCAATAGTCCCATCCTCTTGATCAATAAAGAGGGTAAGGTTGTGGAAAGGTATGATTCCAAGTATTATTATTTGGAAGATTTTAACATTAAGATCCCCCTTCACTATGAAACCGAAAAGTTTTCTCCAACGCTCAGGCAATTGATGGATACCGGTAAGGCCATTTTCAAAAAAGAAGGACGTTATGGCCTGATAGATATTCATGGGGACATTATTCTTGATTTCAATTACAAGGTATTGAAAGGTTATAAAAATGGATTAATGCTGGCCAGAACAAGTACTTATGAAAAGGGAAAAACAGTGGTCAGAAACGGGATAATTGATGAAAGTGGAGAGTTTCTGTTTTTGTTTCAGGAGGGAGATGGGTTTTAAAAACATCACCTCCTCACTCCCACTTTGCCCAACTCTTTTACTTCCACTGCATACACCCCAAACTCTTCCACTACTTTGCCAAATATCCTGTAGAACCCTCCTGAGTGGATGGGGTACTGTTTGAGTACCGGTGGGAAATGCACTGTATCCAGCCAATCCCCTTTCTCGTCCAGAAAGGTACCGAATGCCATATAGTCGCCCCGCACCGTCCTTACCGGTTTGGTGGTCACCAAATGTCCCATCAGGCATACCTGCCTGCCTACCAGCTTGGGGAGTTCCCGCACATAGGTCAAGCCATTTCTATCATCATCGGCCAATTCAAACGGATCTCCCAAGGTAAAGCCGATCAGTTCTATTTCATCATAGGCATCTTCGAGGGGCTTTCTGGGAAATTTCGGCAATATAAAATCCAGTGGTTCTTCCGCAAAGATGGCAGCACTGGCAGGCACCTTTTCCATGCGCTTGCCCCTGAAGTTGGCGTGCCACAGCAGTTCTTTTTTTTCCAGCCCCGTAAACCGGAGTGCCCCTACCCTGATCAGGATATTGAGCTGTTCGGCATCCACCTGGGTACGCTCCATCAGGTCCTCCAAGCTGAGGTAAGCACCATGCCTTTCCCTTTCTGCCAGAAACCTATCAATGGTCTTCCGCTCCAGGTTCTGCACATGCACAAATCCCACGGTCACCCTGTCCCCGTGGAGAGAAGTAAGGTATGCTCCCGTATTGACACAGGGGGGAACCACCTTTCCCCCTGCCTTTTTAAGTTCCTGGAAATAAAACTGCGTACCATAGAATCCCCCGAAGTTGTTGATCACCGCCACCATAAACTCAATGGGATAGTAGGTCTTTAAAAAAAGGCTCTGGTAGCTTTCCACGGCAAAGGAGGCCGAGTGGGCCTTGGAAAAGGAATAGCCCCCGAAGGACTCCATCTGACGCCAAACCTCCTTACTGATCTCATCGGGATAGCCCTTTTCCTTACAATTGGCAAAGAATTTCTCCTCGATCAGTTTGAACCGGTTATGCGAACGGTACTTGCCCGACATGGCCCTGCGCAGGATATCGGCCTCTCCCATATCCAGTCCTGCAAAGTGGTGGGCCACCTTGATCACATCCTCCTGGTAGACCATCACCCCATAGGTTTCTTCCAACAGTTCCTTCATCTTGGGATGCAGGTATGGGATATGGTGGGGGTTGTGGAAGCGTTCGATGTACTGCTTCATCATGCCCGACTGGGATACTCCGGGGCGGATAATGGAGCTTGCCGCTACCAGGGTCAGGTAATCGTCACATCGAAGCTTTGTCAGCAGCTGCCTCATTGCGGGGCTCTCGATGTAAAAGCAGCCTATGGTATCCGCCCTTCTGATCTGGTCGGCCACCTTGGGGTCATTGAAAAAGCGTTCCACTTGCCGGATGTCCACTTCCACCCCGCGGTTGGCCTTGATCAGCCCGATGGCTTCCTTGATGTGCGCCAGTCCCCTTTGGCTCAGGATATCCAGTTTGAAAAGCCCGATCTTCTCTGCAAGGAACATGTCCACCTGTGCAGTATTGAACCCCTTGGGTGGCCTCTCCATGGCCGTGTATTGAAATATAGGATCCTCACTGATCAGCATGCCCCCCGGGTGGATGCTCTGGTAGTTGGGGAAGTCCTGCATCAATGCCCCGTATTTGAGGATGGCCCTTTGGATCTTATCCTCAGGTGGACATGCATCCTTCCTTCTGCGTACCAGTTGGTCGATCTCCGGCTTGGGCAGGCCGAACACCTTCCCCAGTTCCCGGATGATGGCCCTGCCCTGGAAAGTGGAGAACATGCCCAACAGCGCCACATGGTTCCTGCCATAGCGCTTGAAGATATAATCGATCACCTCGTCCCTGTCCTTCCAGCTGAAGTCCATGTCAAAGTCCGGTGGTGAGGTACGGTGGGGGTTCAGGAAACGCTCAAAATACAGATCCAGCTTGATGGGGTCCACATCGGTGATCTTCAGGCAATAGGCCACGATAGAGTTGGCCCCCGATCCCCTTCCCACGTAAAAGAAGCCCCTTTGCTGGGCGTACCTTACCACGTCCAGGACGATCAGGAAATAGGCATTGAAGTTCAGCTCATTGATAATGCGCAGCTCCTTTTTCACCCTTTCCAATGCCACTGTATTTCCCCTGCCATAGCGGACGGCCAACCCTTCCAGAGCCAGTTTCTCCAAAAGGATCCTGTCATCCTCCTTCGAGGAGGTAAAATGCTTCTTGTTCTTGTCGGAATGCAGCTCCATGCCGACCCCACAGCTGTCCATTACCTTCAGGGTCTGCTTGAGGATATAGGGGTGTTCGGCAAAACGGTTCCAGATCTCCAGCTTGTCCCGGAAGTATTCGGTATCCGATGCCATGTCCCCAGCTCCCAGTTTGGAAAGCAAGGTGTTTCCGTCTATGGCCCGCAAAATCCTGTGCAGGTTGTAGCGGGTCTTGTCCTGATAGGTCACCGGTTGCCAGACCACCCATTTGTCGGGATGTTTTTCCGACTGCCCATTGTAGAGTTTGATAAGCTGTTCCTGTTTGATACCGATCAGCTCATCGGCTCCCAAGCTTTCCGGCTTCCGGCTGCCAAAAGGGTAGATTGCCCAAACCTCGCTGAGGGATGGGGTTTCCGGAAAGTCCGACTTCTCCATCAAGTGATGTGAGATAAAGGTATTGATCTCCATCAGGCCCCTGTCATTTTTTGCCAGCAGGATATACAGGAGCTGTTGCCCATTGCGTATCTCGGCCCCCAGGATGGGCTTGATCCCCGCATTCCTGCAGAAGTCCACAAAGTCCCAGGCATCTGCAGTGCTGTTGATATTGGTCAAGGCCAATGCCTTTACCTTTTTGGCCTTTGCCATGTCCACCAGTTCCTGGGTGCCGATGGTCCCATAGCGGTAGCTGAAATAGGTCTTGCAGTTCAGGTACATGCTCACCTCCTGTTTTGGATGCCCACGGCACGGTGTACCGCATGGGAACCATACTTTCCCCTGATCCTGTCCATGGCCTGGTACAGCCTGACGTTTTCCTCGGTATCCTCAAAGAGGTTGATCTGCTGGAAACCACCCACCAGGTGGCTGACCTTGACCCCGATCAGGCGCACGAGCATCCTTCTGTCATAGAGCTTGGCAAAGAGCTCCTTGGCCTTGGAGAGCAGCACATCATCATTGGCCGTGTAAGGAAGCATGGCCTGCTTGCTGACCGTATCAAAGTTGGCGTAGCGCAGCTTTACGGTAATACAGCCACAGAGCCTTCTCTGCTTTCTCAACAGGAATGCCACCCTTTCGGTAAGCCGGACCAGTTCACCGTTAAGAAACCCCATGTTGATGGTGTCACTGTCAAAGGTTTCCTCCTTTCCGATACTCTTCTGTTCGGTATAGGGGATGACCGGGGAATCGTCCTTTCCGTTGGCCTTTCGGGAAAGGGTGATCCCACTTTTCCCCAAGAGGTTCTGCATCATGGGCTCGGGGATTTCGGAAAGCAGTTTGATGGTCTCCACCCCCATCCTTCTTAAAAGTGAAGAGGTCTTTAAGCCTATGCCCGGCATCCTTTCAATGGCCAGTGGGGCTAGGTATCCCTTTTCATGTCCAAAGGGGATTTCCATCTGTCCATTGGGCTTGGCATCTTCAGTGGCCACCTTGCTGACCAGTTTGTTGGAGGCCAGGGCATAACTGATGGGCAGGCCGGATTCACGGAGTATCCTGGACTTGAGTTCAGCGGTGAACTGGCTACATCCAAAAAACCGGTCCATTCCTGTCAGGTCGAGGTAAAACTCATCGATGGATGCCTTTTCCACCACCGGCACCTGGTCGCGGATGATGTCGGTCACCACCCGGCTATGGTAACTGTAACTGTCCATGTCACCCTGCAGGTATACCGCAGATGGGCAGAGCCTGCGGGCGAGCTTCATGGGCATGGCGCTGTGGACCCCGAACTTCCGGGCCTCATAGCTACAGGAAGCCACCACTCCACGGTCGGAGTTGCCGCCAATGATCACTGGCTTGTTGTTGAGGGCACTGTTTGTCAGCCGGGCGACACTGACAAAGAAGGTGTCCAGATCAAAATGCACCACATTCCTTTTCATTTGTCCGAACGATTTGGTATAATTGGTAATAATTACGACATTATTGTGTTTAAAATATTACCAAAATATCATGAGCAATCCAAGCTTTTTTTGGTCTTCCAATATAAAATTCCTGCGTAAGCGCAAGAAAATGAGCCAGATGGAGCTGGCAGAAAAGTTGGACATTTCCCGTTCCAAAGTAAACACCCATGAAAATGGCCATGTCAAGAACCCTCCCATGGCCGACATGGTCCTGTTCGCGGACTTCTTTAGGATGAGCATTGACAGCTTGGTCAAGGTGGACCTCTCCAAGCTTTCCGAACTAAAAATAAGGGACCTGGAGGCGGGCAATGATGTGTACCTTAAAGGGGGCAGTATCCGTATCCTTGCCACCACGGTGGATTCCGATAACAGGGAGAATGTGGAACTGGTGCCCATAAAGGCCAAGGCAGGATATTTGGCCGGGTACAGTGATCCGGGCTTTATCAGCAGGCTGCCCGTGTTCCACCTACCCCAGCTGGACCCCAACCGAAAATACAGGATGTTTCCCACCGAGGGCGATTCCATGTTGCCTGTACCGGAAGGGGCACTGGTGATCGGGGAGTTTTTACAGGACTGGACCCATATCAAGGAAAGGACACCCTGCATTGTGGTGACCAAGGAGGAAGGCATCAGCTTCAAGCTGGCCAGCAACAGGATCAAGGAAAGCAAAAGCCTGTTGTTGGAATCGCTCAACACCCTATATGAACCCTATGAAGTGGATGTGATGGAAGTGCTGGAGGTATGGAAATTCCACAGCTATTTTACAGAGGACATCCCCGACCCAATGAGTTCTTTGGAACAGGTGGGCAGGGATGTCAGGGAGATCAAAGCAACGCTCCATGCGTTGACCAACGTCAAAAATTGATGGGCATCGCTTAAGTTCCTTAAATAATTGGCTTCAAAGACTTTAAGTGATGACTTAATTTATTAAATTAAATAGGTCAAAACAAATGTTCTTGCCATGTGTTACAATGTCAACCAGGAATTCAGTGAGGAAGAGGCCAAAGCTCTGGAAGAGGAATATGGAGTGGATGCCAAATACCTCAGTAGGGGAAGTTCCCCGCATATCCATCGGTACCTGCTCAAAGGCTTTGCCCACCCCAAGCTCATTGTGCTGGCAGATAACGAGCCATCAAAGTTGCAGGAATTCAACTGGGGGTTGATCCCTTTTTGGACCAAAACCTCCGAACAGGCCGATGACATCGCCAAGAAAACCCTCAATGCCAAATCCGAAACCATCTTCAAGCTGCCCTCTTTCAGGAGCCCGATCAAGAAAAAACGTTGCCTGATCCCTGTTGCCGGTTTTTATGAATGGATGGACCATAAGGGCAAGAAATACCCCCATTATATTTATCCAAAGGTCAGGCCTTTCTTTACGCTGGGAGGCATTTGGGAAGAATGGACGGACAAGGAGACCGGAGAGATCAGGAAGACTGCTTCGATCATTACCACTGCGGCCAATCCCATCATGGCCAAGATCCACAACAGCAAGAAGCGCATGCCCCTGATCCTTCAGGATGACATTGCGCTGGACTGGATTTCCCCAGAACTCAAGGAAGAGGATATCGCCTCATTGATGAATCCCTACGACCAAAAAAAAATGGCCTTTCATACCATCAGTAAGCTGATCACTTCCAGAAATGAAAATCCCAATGTAGAAGAGGTGATGGAACCTGTGGAATACCCTGAACTAAGTGAAGAGCTATATGTGTAAAGGATTTTTTTCCATTGATTTTGACCATGCCCATTTTATCAACCTTTGCCATAACTTCAGGACTTTTGCACAGCGTGAGCCCACTTATGCAGAAGCGGAAGAAATTTACAGGTTGGCCTTGTTCCTGGAGCGGCCTGACCAAAAGGACAATTGCCCACCTCTTCATGACTTTCATGTGATCAGCAAGTGCTTGATCGGTACGGATGTGGAACTGGCATGGACTGACATCAGGTCAAAAACAAGCTATTATGCAGGAATGTATGAATGGGAAGAATGTACCTTTTTGTTCTACCTTGTTCATGCATCAGGTAAAACCGAAATAGAGATAAATACTTTGGGAATGTTTCTTTATTCCTTTCCCCTATTTTTATATAACAAGGAGAATAAACCTTTTGTGGTTGCCTTGGAAAAAATATTTAACAAGGTTTACTACTCCTCCTAGTACTGCAATTTGTAATGAATGTTCATCTAGATTTAGCCTTCTAAAGAAAGAGCCTGTTCAATACTTTCTATTTTTCCAAAATTCCTTCATCCCTAAGATATTATTGCTTAGAAACACACAAAACACATTAAATATACCCCTTTCGGGGTATTTTATAATTCCATCTCTGTACATAATTTATGTGCATCATATACCACACAGTATGATCAAAGATTTGTTCCACTTTTCAAAGGGTGCCAGTCCAACGGATATATCGGCTTCCATTAAATTCTGCACTCTGGGAGTTACAGTTTTATCCTTTATGCTAACAGGTTACCAATTGGACACCAGGTATTTGCTGGGAGCAGCTTTCTTGTGCCTTTTGGCCTGGGTTTTGGAAATTTATCTGGTTGAAAAATCAAAAAGATTCCACCATTATAAAAATGGTCAAAAAAGGAAAAAAGAATCCAATCCATCTATTAATGAACCCTCCAGAAGCATTTTAAGAAGACATGTCCTTTCATTTACGGGATATTTTTATACCTCCATATGCCTCATTTTGATTATAGTCGGTACTATTTCTTAAAGCAATTTGAATTTCGGCAAAAAAAATAGGACAAGCCATATATAACCAGCTCTACCTTAAATAATTGATCTATTAAACTGTTAATAGATGGTGTTTTGGTCAATCTTTGTCATCAGCTCATTTGATGAAAATATCACCTTTTTTTCATAGGTTTGAACCATACGATAACAATATGACCCACGTTGGAATAATCATTCAAGACCATTATTGCAATGGATTTGGCAACACCAAAGAGGATCTTTCAGGAAGTATTATTGAGGCTGAGGGAAGTGATTGGATTGTACTGAGAACATCTAAAGACAATCCAATATTCATTGATTTTTCAAAGCACCTCAATAAAAAGGCTTCTCTTATTGCCTCATGGAGCATGGCCAAGCAAAAAACAGCCTAGAAACTTAAGCTATTGAAGTAATTTGGCATTCCCTTTGGGTACTTTTGGAACCATCAACTTATTTATACTACAAACACTTTAAAGATGAGTAAATTTTCAGAATTAAAAGCACTCGTGGATTCTTTGGAGTCCGATTTCACCAAGTTTTATGATCAGGGCAACAAGGCTGCCGGAACAAGGGTCAGAAATGGCATGCAGTCCTTAAAGACCATGGCCCAGGAAATCCGTACAGAAGTGCAGGAAATCAAGAACAAAGAGAAATAGTCTCTTGACCAGGAAAGTGAATTTACTTTCCTGGTCTGACTTTTACCCTCTGTTATTATTTTATTCCAATTATTTTTTCAGTGCCCCTATCTATCGCTTTCCGACCAGCAAATGTTTTAAACTTGGGGTATCATAAATCCTGTTCATTTCAACCTTAATTATTTCCTGAACCTCCTTTTTAACTTGTCGATAGT harbors:
- a CDS encoding helix-turn-helix transcriptional regulator; this encodes MSNPSFFWSSNIKFLRKRKKMSQMELAEKLDISRSKVNTHENGHVKNPPMADMVLFADFFRMSIDSLVKVDLSKLSELKIRDLEAGNDVYLKGGSIRILATTVDSDNRENVELVPIKAKAGYLAGYSDPGFISRLPVFHLPQLDPNRKYRMFPTEGDSMLPVPEGALVIGEFLQDWTHIKERTPCIVVTKEEGISFKLASNRIKESKSLLLESLNTLYEPYEVDVMEVLEVWKFHSYFTEDIPDPMSSLEQVGRDVREIKATLHALTNVKN
- the dinB gene encoding DNA polymerase IV; its protein translation is MKRNVVHFDLDTFFVSVARLTNSALNNKPVIIGGNSDRGVVASCSYEARKFGVHSAMPMKLARRLCPSAVYLQGDMDSYSYHSRVVTDIIRDQVPVVEKASIDEFYLDLTGMDRFFGCSQFTAELKSRILRESGLPISYALASNKLVSKVATEDAKPNGQMEIPFGHEKGYLAPLAIERMPGIGLKTSSLLRRMGVETIKLLSEIPEPMMQNLLGKSGITLSRKANGKDDSPVIPYTEQKSIGKEETFDSDTINMGFLNGELVRLTERVAFLLRKQRRLCGCITVKLRYANFDTVSKQAMLPYTANDDVLLSKAKELFAKLYDRRMLVRLIGVKVSHLVGGFQQINLFEDTEENVRLYQAMDRIRGKYGSHAVHRAVGIQNRR
- a CDS encoding DNA polymerase III subunit alpha, translating into MEINTFISHHLMEKSDFPETPSLSEVWAIYPFGSRKPESLGADELIGIKQEQLIKLYNGQSEKHPDKWVVWQPVTYQDKTRYNLHRILRAIDGNTLLSKLGAGDMASDTEYFRDKLEIWNRFAEHPYILKQTLKVMDSCGVGMELHSDKNKKHFTSSKEDDRILLEKLALEGLAVRYGRGNTVALERVKKELRIINELNFNAYFLIVLDVVRYAQQRGFFYVGRGSGANSIVAYCLKITDVDPIKLDLYFERFLNPHRTSPPDFDMDFSWKDRDEVIDYIFKRYGRNHVALLGMFSTFQGRAIIRELGKVFGLPKPEIDQLVRRRKDACPPEDKIQRAILKYGALMQDFPNYQSIHPGGMLISEDPIFQYTAMERPPKGFNTAQVDMFLAEKIGLFKLDILSQRGLAHIKEAIGLIKANRGVEVDIRQVERFFNDPKVADQIRRADTIGCFYIESPAMRQLLTKLRCDDYLTLVAASSIIRPGVSQSGMMKQYIERFHNPHHIPYLHPKMKELLEETYGVMVYQEDVIKVAHHFAGLDMGEADILRRAMSGKYRSHNRFKLIEEKFFANCKEKGYPDEISKEVWRQMESFGGYSFSKAHSASFAVESYQSLFLKTYYPIEFMVAVINNFGGFYGTQFYFQELKKAGGKVVPPCVNTGAYLTSLHGDRVTVGFVHVQNLERKTIDRFLAERERHGAYLSLEDLMERTQVDAEQLNILIRVGALRFTGLEKKELLWHANFRGKRMEKVPASAAIFAEEPLDFILPKFPRKPLEDAYDEIELIGFTLGDPFELADDDRNGLTYVRELPKLVGRQVCLMGHLVTTKPVRTVRGDYMAFGTFLDEKGDWLDTVHFPPVLKQYPIHSGGFYRIFGKVVEEFGVYAVEVKELGKVGVRR
- a CDS encoding histone H1, producing the protein MSKFSELKALVDSLESDFTKFYDQGNKAAGTRVRNGMQSLKTMAQEIRTEVQEIKNKEK
- a CDS encoding WG repeat-containing protein, yielding MKIISTLILILGPFLIQAQPTLKGSMESSFKEYMPFDGSYIPLKNNSSIMLYDMENPSHPIEINWETKLFNTIPFQIQNGRYLETSGDNYLIKDIETHNTILKVRKLWEWSAKGGIGQLDKEGEKSFSYLYFDFSGEPIDTLTETEYFRLFPTADEGFFRWFSILGRNSGMLPFSEGLTTIKSPESLFGYMNKSMRIIITPQFLISGSFYEGLASVQNKDHQWGFIDKEGKTVIPFNYHAQPTRFSCGMAQVTNNKGKKGYINPSNELVIPAIYTYATPFYKGHALVRKEINSPILLINKEGKVVERYDSKYYYLEDFNIKIPLHYETEKFSPTLRQLMDTGKAIFKKEGRYGLIDIHGDIILDFNYKVLKGYKNGLMLARTSTYEKGKTVVRNGIIDESGEFLFLFQEGDGF
- a CDS encoding SOS response-associated peptidase — translated: MCYNVNQEFSEEEAKALEEEYGVDAKYLSRGSSPHIHRYLLKGFAHPKLIVLADNEPSKLQEFNWGLIPFWTKTSEQADDIAKKTLNAKSETIFKLPSFRSPIKKKRCLIPVAGFYEWMDHKGKKYPHYIYPKVRPFFTLGGIWEEWTDKETGEIRKTASIITTAANPIMAKIHNSKKRMPLILQDDIALDWISPELKEEDIASLMNPYDQKKMAFHTISKLITSRNENPNVEEVMEPVEYPELSEELYV